From a region of the Nitrospira sp. genome:
- a CDS encoding DUF4340 domain-containing protein: MSRYLSTLLMLVLLAGLGGYLYLVEFPAKQQEEKRDIEQKQLLPFPETAITELSITTAQGLIKFKQDTPGKWSIIAPLQTDADSREVQALIRALVTGTVTRTLEKQSSTLASFGLEEPVSTLTIRAGGQQEIISIGDSGPLSNTLYALRASDQRVLLTTLAPKDFINKSLMTFRRKELLRFTQNDVERVRLTYPTTEIVIANVAKGQPRPSWKITYPVEAEADQNEVRSLMFRLEDLKALNIIDPGPERDTVATTLTTQKVKITVYTAGGDQSVRLYQPDPHSGEAIAQTTSEGPLYRMNPVLIKDLTRDLFNLQDKRLLGLDSTDVAMLSVKTRDQQYVLIHQNGEWVLEDQPMMQVIQEAADLFVSRVANLPAEERVLKQSSPLAPYGLLAPSAEFVATGKDGKRVGKLTLGNRGGDLLYATGQRIHGVFQVRPDLLTQVPSKTELLTQTKNDSETKR, from the coding sequence ATGTCACGCTACCTTTCGACACTCCTGATGCTGGTGCTTCTCGCTGGTCTGGGTGGCTATCTCTACCTGGTGGAGTTTCCGGCCAAGCAACAGGAAGAGAAACGGGACATTGAACAGAAGCAACTTCTTCCTTTTCCGGAAACCGCTATCACCGAACTCTCGATCACGACTGCCCAGGGACTGATCAAATTCAAGCAGGACACCCCAGGGAAATGGTCGATCATAGCGCCGCTTCAAACAGACGCCGATAGCCGCGAAGTGCAGGCGCTTATTCGAGCACTGGTGACAGGAACCGTCACCAGGACTCTCGAGAAACAATCCTCTACCTTGGCATCATTCGGGCTCGAAGAGCCTGTGAGCACCCTGACTATCAGAGCAGGAGGGCAGCAGGAGATCATTTCTATCGGCGACAGCGGCCCCCTCTCCAATACCTTGTACGCTCTTCGGGCGTCAGACCAGCGCGTGTTATTGACGACCCTCGCACCGAAAGATTTCATCAATAAATCGTTGATGACATTTCGCCGCAAGGAGCTGCTGCGATTCACGCAAAACGACGTCGAGAGAGTCCGCCTGACATACCCGACAACTGAAATTGTGATCGCCAACGTGGCGAAGGGTCAGCCCAGACCATCCTGGAAGATCACCTACCCTGTCGAAGCTGAAGCCGATCAGAATGAAGTCCGGTCATTGATGTTTCGGTTGGAGGATCTGAAAGCACTCAACATTATCGACCCCGGCCCTGAACGAGACACCGTTGCCACAACCCTCACGACGCAAAAAGTGAAGATCACCGTGTACACCGCAGGCGGAGACCAGTCCGTCCGACTCTATCAACCGGACCCGCACAGTGGTGAGGCGATCGCGCAAACCACATCGGAGGGGCCGCTCTATCGCATGAACCCTGTTCTGATCAAGGACCTAACGAGAGACCTTTTCAATCTTCAGGACAAGAGACTCCTTGGGCTCGATTCTACGGACGTGGCGATGTTGTCGGTGAAGACACGAGATCAGCAGTACGTGTTGATCCACCAAAACGGTGAGTGGGTGCTCGAAGACCAACCCATGATGCAGGTTATTCAGGAAGCTGCCGATCTCTTCGTCAGCCGGGTAGCGAACCTTCCGGCTGAAGAACGTGTCCTGAAACAATCCTCCCCACTGGCCCCCTATGGGTTGTTGGCGCCAAGTGCTGAATTTGTGGCTACCGGGAAAGACGGTAAAAGAGTCGGAAAACTGACGCTCGGCAACCGGGGAGGCGATCTCCTCTATGCGACCGGCCAACGAATCCATGGGGTGTTCCAAGTGCGTCCGGACCTTCTCACTCAGGTTCCCTCCAAGACCGAACTCCTTACCCAAACAAAGAACGATTCAGAAACCAAGCGCTGA
- a CDS encoding GldG family protein, with the protein MSLKSIPLGLIGVALGIGGMIAYSLRPDWLWAVTIAEGATLLSLVLFFVLHFETVKAFSGRRSTKMGLNSAVMILLFLGILVIVNFLASRHSVRWDLSENQNFTLAPQTYRVLRTLPRDVNITVFTREKDPGYQAFKERLESYRQASTKLRVEFIDPEKEPKMAQNYGIFRTDTAIFESDGQTIRVTSPSEVELTGALIRISKDSKKRIVFVEGHSELSIEDKERNGLSIAKEALTRQGYDIGTVSLLKESAVPDSTSVLVLAGPRRTVMKDEQERIRAYVDTGGHLLVLADPDTQTGLESLLAHWGLGLGPGVLVDLQDRLAQGDLTALLVRTFTEHEITQDLTSAVLFPLSQHVTFDEAIGKDWDFVPLARTSPNSWAETNMQGRVVSLSEKEDVKGPLPMAAALAPKQALKEGDPRPAIAIIGNSTFVSNAFFNFPGNSDFFLHTMGWLAEERDLISIAPREPALHPFTPNPTQERTLIYIQVVFLPLMTLLTGIIVWRKRRRL; encoded by the coding sequence ATGAGCCTCAAATCCATTCCTCTCGGTCTGATCGGAGTTGCCCTCGGAATCGGTGGCATGATCGCCTATAGCCTTCGGCCTGACTGGTTGTGGGCCGTCACGATTGCGGAAGGGGCGACGCTCCTATCCTTGGTACTGTTCTTCGTCTTGCATTTCGAGACCGTGAAAGCGTTCTCCGGCCGGCGCTCCACGAAGATGGGGCTGAACAGCGCCGTGATGATCCTGCTGTTTTTAGGCATTCTGGTCATCGTGAACTTCCTCGCGTCACGCCACTCCGTACGATGGGATCTTTCGGAAAATCAGAATTTCACACTCGCCCCACAAACCTATCGCGTCCTCAGAACGCTGCCACGCGACGTCAACATCACCGTGTTTACTCGAGAAAAAGACCCCGGCTACCAAGCATTTAAGGAACGGCTGGAGAGTTACCGGCAAGCTTCTACGAAACTCCGCGTGGAGTTCATCGATCCTGAGAAAGAGCCCAAGATGGCCCAGAACTATGGGATCTTCCGGACCGATACGGCTATTTTTGAGAGTGACGGACAGACCATCCGCGTCACCTCACCGTCTGAGGTCGAGTTGACCGGCGCGTTGATTCGTATCTCCAAGGATTCCAAAAAGCGTATCGTCTTTGTCGAAGGCCATAGTGAATTAAGTATCGAAGATAAGGAACGGAACGGCCTGTCGATCGCCAAAGAAGCCCTCACTCGACAAGGGTACGACATCGGCACCGTCTCGCTCCTCAAGGAGTCAGCTGTGCCGGACAGCACATCGGTGCTGGTCCTGGCCGGGCCACGTCGTACTGTGATGAAGGACGAACAAGAGCGAATTCGAGCCTACGTGGATACGGGTGGCCACCTGTTGGTGTTGGCTGATCCCGATACCCAGACCGGCTTGGAATCATTACTCGCCCATTGGGGCCTGGGGCTTGGTCCAGGAGTGCTGGTGGATCTGCAAGATCGATTGGCTCAAGGGGACCTTACCGCGTTACTCGTCCGAACGTTTACCGAGCATGAGATCACGCAGGACCTCACGTCCGCCGTACTGTTTCCGCTTTCACAGCATGTCACCTTCGACGAGGCGATCGGAAAAGACTGGGACTTCGTGCCGCTCGCCCGAACGTCCCCGAACAGTTGGGCTGAAACAAACATGCAAGGCCGGGTCGTGAGTCTCAGTGAAAAAGAAGATGTGAAAGGACCGCTCCCCATGGCCGCTGCATTGGCTCCCAAGCAGGCTCTAAAAGAAGGCGACCCTCGCCCAGCCATCGCCATCATCGGCAACTCAACCTTCGTGTCCAATGCCTTCTTTAACTTTCCCGGCAACAGCGACTTCTTTCTCCATACCATGGGGTGGCTGGCCGAGGAACGAGATTTGATCTCTATCGCCCCCAGAGAACCGGCATTGCATCCGTTCACGCCCAACCCCACCCAGGAACGAACACTGATCTATATTCAGGTCGTCTTCCTTCCTCTCATGACGTTGCTCACCGGCATCATCGTATGGAGAAAGCGCAGACGCCTCTAG
- a CDS encoding ABC transporter permease subunit: MTPVQAIIAKELRGYFVSPIVYVVGAVFLLIFGLLSYLYVGFAGAQAIQLMQMQGGVAQINLNDLVFRNLFASVRIVLLIILPILTMRLFAEERKLRTFEFLLTSPIRITDIIIGKFVSVLLIYLGLLGFTILVPTVLMLFSDFDWNPIWTGYLGMVLLGALFLSVGVFASALTENQIVAAFVSFGMLLTIWLIAGLGSLFGDTTAGHIISYVSYMEHYDHLVRGLIDTSDFVYFGSGLALMLFLTHRIVESTRWK, encoded by the coding sequence ATGACCCCTGTGCAAGCCATCATCGCCAAAGAACTCCGCGGGTACTTCGTCTCACCCATCGTGTATGTCGTAGGGGCGGTCTTTCTGCTCATCTTCGGACTGCTCTCCTATCTCTATGTCGGATTTGCCGGGGCACAAGCCATCCAGCTGATGCAAATGCAGGGAGGGGTCGCACAAATCAACCTGAACGACCTGGTCTTCCGAAACCTCTTCGCCAGCGTACGGATCGTGCTGCTGATCATTTTACCGATCCTAACCATGCGCCTGTTCGCAGAAGAACGAAAATTGCGAACCTTTGAGTTCCTGCTCACCTCTCCCATCAGGATCACCGACATCATCATCGGCAAATTCGTGAGTGTTCTGCTGATCTATCTCGGGCTCTTGGGATTTACGATCCTGGTCCCAACCGTCTTGATGCTGTTCAGCGATTTTGATTGGAACCCGATCTGGACCGGGTACCTAGGAATGGTGCTGTTGGGAGCCTTGTTTCTCTCCGTGGGGGTCTTTGCCTCGGCGCTGACGGAAAACCAGATCGTCGCCGCCTTTGTCAGCTTCGGCATGCTGTTGACGATCTGGTTGATCGCCGGTTTGGGCAGTCTGTTCGGCGATACCACCGCCGGCCATATTATTTCATATGTCTCTTACATGGAGCACTATGATCACCTCGTCCGCGGGTTGATCGACACGAGCGACTTCGTGTACTTCGGAAGCGGACTCGCGCTCATGCTGTTTCTCACACATCGTATCGTGGAATCGACTCGCTGGAAATGA
- a CDS encoding ATP-binding cassette domain-containing protein, producing the protein MIDVHNITKRYGHHTAIDRVTFSVAKGEVLAFLGPNGAGKTTTMRILTCFMPATEGHARVAGFDCTDQPLEVKRQIGYLPETPPVYQELTVTEYLTFVGRLRGMTGQALTAGLDQAIGKLELGSVRHRLIGNLSRGYRQRVGLAQAVLHDPPVLILDEPTVGLDPKQIIEIRELIKSLAGSHSVILSTHILPEATAVCQRVVIINKGRIVAEDTPEQLSARLRQSEKVSITLKSVPPDCDMKLRAIPGILNVLPGQGGGSFLLECELGRDLRDEIARLVVSSNWGLLELRTISMTLEDVFLQLTRHENHLAEPAEAMVGASAERTDA; encoded by the coding sequence GTGATCGACGTTCACAACATTACCAAGCGGTACGGCCATCATACGGCAATCGATCGCGTCACCTTTTCGGTGGCCAAGGGAGAGGTGTTGGCATTTCTCGGTCCCAATGGGGCTGGCAAGACGACCACGATGCGGATCCTCACGTGCTTTATGCCGGCAACAGAAGGCCACGCTCGTGTCGCAGGATTTGATTGCACGGATCAGCCACTGGAAGTCAAGCGACAGATCGGCTATCTGCCGGAGACGCCACCCGTCTATCAGGAGCTCACCGTCACCGAGTATCTAACCTTCGTCGGCCGTCTCCGTGGCATGACGGGGCAGGCCCTCACAGCAGGGCTCGACCAAGCCATCGGCAAGCTTGAACTAGGCTCAGTGCGTCATCGGCTGATCGGAAATCTCTCGCGCGGGTACCGCCAGCGCGTAGGGCTGGCACAGGCGGTGCTCCATGATCCCCCGGTCCTGATCCTCGACGAACCGACGGTCGGGCTCGACCCAAAGCAGATCATCGAGATCCGGGAGCTGATCAAGAGCCTGGCCGGTTCCCATTCCGTGATCCTCAGCACGCACATCCTCCCGGAGGCGACCGCAGTCTGCCAACGAGTCGTCATTATCAACAAGGGGCGCATCGTCGCAGAGGACACCCCCGAACAATTGTCGGCCCGATTACGCCAATCAGAGAAGGTTTCCATCACCCTCAAGTCCGTCCCCCCCGACTGCGACATGAAACTTCGCGCGATCCCAGGCATCCTCAATGTGCTGCCGGGACAGGGGGGAGGAAGCTTCCTTCTCGAATGTGAGCTAGGCCGTGATCTGCGAGATGAGATCGCGCGTCTGGTGGTCTCATCCAATTGGGGCTTGCTCGAACTCCGCACCATATCCATGACATTGGAGGACGTCTTCCTCCAACTCACACGCCACGAGAATCACCTCGCAGAACCGGCAGAGGCCATGGTCGGTGCCTCCGCCGAACGGACGGACGCGTAG
- a CDS encoding HEAT repeat domain-containing protein yields MEQTQKSPLPGMNPLGHHASDSPLDGDVADSTQSEPLAPAESGGRGQEAVALDEEQIKDEIDIQIDLLKDPDWVVRREAVITLGEMGDERCVEPLARALRDGDWQVREVAIEAMGQVGSPAVETLLKLLRDWEVRKYAILALGKIRDERVLDPLMLQLRNDEFKDDAIHALVELGEPSVEKLIAALRDKDENVRKSAVLALGRIKNSDAITPLITMLGDQDWFTRLTAAAALESIGDDRGREAIKPLLKDPDMVVKMRVERILAKWKKPSPSQTTNA; encoded by the coding sequence ATGGAGCAAACTCAAAAATCTCCATTGCCGGGTATGAACCCCCTTGGTCATCACGCCAGTGATAGTCCTCTGGATGGCGACGTCGCTGATTCGACGCAGTCCGAGCCGCTCGCACCTGCTGAATCAGGTGGTCGTGGCCAAGAAGCAGTCGCGCTTGACGAAGAGCAAATTAAGGATGAGATCGATATCCAGATCGATCTCCTCAAGGATCCTGATTGGGTCGTTCGTCGAGAAGCTGTCATCACGCTCGGGGAGATGGGCGATGAACGATGTGTGGAGCCATTGGCTCGCGCATTGCGCGATGGGGATTGGCAGGTCCGTGAAGTGGCCATCGAGGCGATGGGGCAGGTGGGCTCTCCCGCCGTTGAGACGCTCCTGAAACTGTTGCGCGACTGGGAAGTGCGCAAATATGCTATTTTGGCGCTTGGGAAAATTCGCGATGAGCGGGTGCTCGATCCCTTAATGCTTCAACTTCGGAACGATGAGTTTAAAGATGATGCCATTCATGCCTTGGTGGAACTCGGTGAGCCTTCGGTCGAGAAGTTGATCGCAGCGCTTCGAGACAAAGATGAAAACGTTCGAAAGAGTGCGGTGCTGGCCTTGGGGCGGATCAAGAACAGCGATGCCATCACTCCGCTCATCACCATGCTCGGTGATCAAGACTGGTTCACTCGGCTGACGGCGGCTGCTGCTTTGGAGTCCATCGGCGACGACCGGGGACGCGAGGCGATCAAACCCTTGCTCAAGGACCCGGACATGGTCGTGAAGATGCGCGTCGAGCGCATCCTTGCCAAGTGGAAGAAACCGTCCCCTTCACAGACGACCAACGCCTGA
- a CDS encoding HEAT repeat domain-containing protein, with protein MLSLIVPTTLHAALPEPSSKVEPKAAALFKAGDYPAVASLFRELPPDATPSKSFLRLALLSYVRLGRTDDALTIYAKLNQARNSHDHSLLRPLALGVITSHVRDRHEHVRIAAYSALAELGLPETAALLEDGLLDTSVVVRARAAEAIGKAGLAAKSGALRRALRDEMPTVRIAAMTALGDAKASDVRQRLLDVARTEDGPEAVFAYAALVKLGLPEKLNDIKSAATLPDAESRMAALGALGRLKHPGSLAVLSQAVYDPDPSVRAFAAGALGEFGSPHGVAPLTHAIGDEIGMVRGVAATSLGRLGIKENRPLLLALTRDPNPHVRASAVEGLLRLGDGSALAIATELARHKDPSIRSAAAQALSASSDKQVLTLLHTLLQDQQPLPRLMAAKALRKSRAEAVPVLVQGLQDSDEAVRIASAQSLLQQIMHLTSGTRRR; from the coding sequence GTGCTGAGCCTCATCGTTCCAACGACGCTCCATGCTGCCCTGCCAGAACCCTCTTCAAAGGTTGAGCCCAAGGCTGCGGCTTTGTTCAAAGCCGGCGATTACCCGGCGGTGGCGAGTTTGTTCAGGGAGTTGCCTCCCGACGCAACTCCCTCGAAATCATTCCTCCGGCTGGCCTTGCTGAGTTATGTCCGGCTAGGACGAACAGACGATGCACTGACAATCTACGCAAAGTTGAACCAGGCCAGAAACTCCCATGATCACTCCCTCCTCCGTCCCTTGGCGCTTGGTGTGATCACCAGCCACGTCCGAGACCGCCACGAACATGTTCGCATCGCTGCCTACTCGGCTCTGGCCGAGTTAGGCCTGCCGGAAACCGCCGCGTTGTTGGAAGATGGGTTACTGGATACCTCAGTGGTCGTACGAGCACGAGCCGCTGAAGCGATCGGGAAAGCCGGACTCGCGGCAAAATCCGGCGCCTTGCGTCGCGCATTGAGAGATGAGATGCCGACCGTCCGCATTGCCGCCATGACGGCGTTGGGTGATGCGAAGGCAAGTGATGTTCGACAACGGCTCCTCGACGTCGCCCGCACCGAAGACGGACCTGAAGCCGTCTTTGCCTACGCAGCGTTGGTCAAACTTGGCCTTCCCGAGAAACTGAACGATATCAAGAGCGCCGCGACCTTGCCGGATGCTGAGTCGAGAATGGCGGCGCTCGGAGCGCTGGGGCGCCTCAAACACCCTGGCAGCCTGGCCGTCCTGTCCCAAGCCGTATATGATCCCGACCCATCCGTACGAGCCTTTGCCGCAGGAGCATTGGGAGAATTTGGTTCTCCACACGGCGTCGCTCCGTTGACACATGCCATCGGGGACGAAATAGGGATGGTGCGTGGCGTGGCCGCCACAAGCTTAGGACGACTCGGCATCAAGGAGAATCGGCCCCTCCTGCTGGCGCTCACCCGGGACCCCAATCCTCACGTCCGTGCCAGTGCCGTTGAGGGGTTGCTCCGTCTAGGCGATGGCTCGGCCCTGGCTATTGCAACCGAACTCGCGCGACACAAGGACCCTTCCATTCGCAGTGCAGCGGCACAAGCACTGAGTGCCTCCTCGGACAAGCAAGTCCTGACGCTCCTGCACACGCTCCTCCAAGACCAGCAACCGCTCCCTCGGCTGATGGCTGCTAAAGCATTACGAAAGAGCCGCGCCGAGGCCGTCCCGGTACTGGTCCAAGGGCTCCAAGACTCCGATGAGGCGGTACGCATCGCGTCGGCACAGAGCCTGCTGCAACAGATCATGCATCTGACTTCAGGAACACGTCGCCGTTAA
- the glgP gene encoding alpha-glucan family phosphorylase — translation MLVDSPNGRHSSLPQNLSRLPELAQNLWWSWTLEARQLFETIDPTLWFLTHHNPVKLLADVKPDRLTRLAEDPSFLRQYSAVFRMFDEYLSNKKSWAGTHQADMTKTTIAYFSAEFGLHASVPIYSGGLGILAGDHCKEASDLGLPLVGIGFMYPQGYFRQRITPEGWQEAAYAPFNRDESPVHLARTPSGEPYRFVVDMGGRRVTAAVWKVLAGRIPLYLIDTDVPENSPEDRALSARLYGGDQEMRLCQEILLGIGGVRMLRSLGISPSVWHANEGHSAFLTLERVREYVHKGSSHAEASELVRQSTVFTTHTPVPAGHDVFPHHLMDRYFAGYWEQLGLSRDEFLRLGETPESGGHGFNMTALVMRLSAHVNGVSREHGRVSREMWQHFWPGLPSDQIPIRSVTNGIHVPTWISPELHHLYGKTLSPTWTQTCDDPAMWQRVMDVPDHELWAVRQTMKRKLMGFIRERARNGWMHGHLQPSQVLTRGTLLDPEALTIGFARRFATYKRATLLFRDLERLKALLQDRWRPVQLVFAGKAHPADEPGRYFIHEVLNFCHDHKLGGRIAFLEDYEMHMAKYLVQGVDIWLNTPRFPMEASGTSGMKAALNGVLNLSILDGWWVEGYNGANGWGIQPLSEPADAQAQDHHDAEQLYRLLEQEVVPLFYQRDRDDIPRGWLQMVKECIRTVAPQFCTTRMLKDYVSLMYRPATVRMPTTW, via the coding sequence GTGCTTGTGGATTCTCCCAATGGCAGACATAGTTCGCTCCCCCAGAATCTGAGTCGTCTCCCCGAACTTGCACAGAATTTGTGGTGGAGCTGGACACTGGAGGCGCGCCAGCTGTTTGAAACAATCGATCCAACGCTCTGGTTTCTCACGCACCACAACCCGGTCAAACTGCTGGCCGATGTCAAACCGGACCGATTGACGCGCTTGGCCGAGGATCCATCATTCCTCCGTCAATACTCAGCAGTGTTTCGGATGTTCGACGAATATCTGAGCAATAAGAAGAGCTGGGCCGGGACGCACCAGGCCGATATGACGAAAACAACGATCGCCTACTTCTCGGCGGAGTTCGGGCTACATGCCTCCGTGCCGATTTATAGCGGCGGCCTCGGCATCTTGGCCGGAGACCACTGTAAAGAGGCGAGCGACCTTGGGCTCCCGCTCGTCGGAATCGGGTTCATGTATCCGCAAGGATATTTCCGCCAACGCATCACACCCGAGGGATGGCAAGAAGCGGCCTATGCCCCGTTCAATCGCGACGAGTCTCCGGTCCACTTGGCCCGGACTCCGTCGGGGGAACCGTACCGATTCGTCGTCGACATGGGCGGTCGTCGTGTGACCGCGGCGGTCTGGAAAGTGTTGGCTGGTCGCATTCCGTTATATTTGATCGATACGGATGTGCCGGAAAACAGCCCGGAGGACCGCGCCCTCTCCGCCCGTCTCTACGGCGGCGATCAGGAAATGCGGCTCTGTCAGGAAATCTTGTTGGGGATCGGCGGCGTGCGCATGCTGCGATCGCTCGGCATCTCGCCATCGGTGTGGCACGCCAATGAAGGACATTCTGCGTTCCTGACCTTGGAACGGGTGCGAGAATATGTTCACAAGGGCTCGTCTCACGCGGAAGCCAGCGAGCTTGTCCGCCAAAGCACGGTATTCACCACGCACACTCCTGTGCCGGCCGGGCACGATGTGTTCCCGCACCATCTGATGGATCGGTACTTTGCCGGGTATTGGGAACAACTCGGGCTCTCACGCGACGAGTTTCTCCGTCTCGGCGAGACTCCCGAATCAGGCGGACATGGCTTCAATATGACGGCGCTCGTCATGCGCCTCTCGGCCCATGTCAACGGCGTCAGCCGCGAGCATGGCCGTGTGTCACGAGAAATGTGGCAACACTTTTGGCCGGGATTGCCGAGCGACCAAATCCCGATCCGGAGTGTGACCAACGGCATTCATGTGCCGACATGGATCTCACCGGAACTCCACCACCTGTACGGCAAGACCTTGAGCCCAACCTGGACCCAGACCTGCGACGACCCAGCCATGTGGCAGCGCGTGATGGATGTGCCCGACCATGAGCTGTGGGCGGTTCGACAGACGATGAAGCGAAAACTGATGGGCTTTATCCGTGAACGCGCCAGAAACGGGTGGATGCATGGACATCTCCAACCATCGCAAGTCCTCACTCGTGGAACGCTCCTGGACCCCGAAGCGTTGACGATCGGGTTCGCCCGACGGTTCGCAACGTACAAGCGGGCTACCTTGCTCTTTCGAGATTTGGAACGATTAAAAGCGCTGCTCCAGGACCGTTGGCGACCGGTCCAGCTCGTGTTTGCCGGCAAGGCCCATCCAGCCGATGAGCCGGGTCGGTACTTCATTCACGAAGTGCTGAATTTCTGCCATGACCATAAACTGGGAGGCCGTATTGCATTCCTTGAAGATTACGAGATGCACATGGCGAAGTATCTGGTCCAAGGTGTCGACATTTGGTTGAACACCCCTCGCTTCCCCATGGAGGCCAGCGGCACCAGCGGGATGAAAGCCGCGCTGAACGGCGTCCTGAATCTGAGCATTCTCGATGGGTGGTGGGTCGAGGGCTACAATGGAGCCAACGGGTGGGGAATCCAACCGTTAAGTGAGCCCGCTGACGCGCAGGCTCAAGATCATCATGATGCGGAGCAACTCTATCGTCTATTGGAACAAGAAGTTGTCCCGTTGTTTTACCAGCGCGATCGAGACGATATTCCTCGAGGTTGGCTCCAAATGGTCAAAGAATGCATACGCACCGTCGCTCCTCAGTTCTGCACTACGCGCATGCTCAAGGATTATGTCAGTCTCATGTACCGTCCCGCGACGGTGCGCATGCCGACGACATGGTAG
- a CDS encoding DUF4112 domain-containing protein, translated as MSSDSIFPAREKEKKSPIEVLPRDEAREHLLAIADILAKVMDTTIRIPGTSWYIGLDPLLGLIPGIGDVLANLIGTVILGLATRLQLPRIVLARMSLNLLINGTVGAVPIFGDLFSVWFRSHSRNAALLRDAAMKPDRETHTDWFYVGGIIGGTVGLLLLAIAFMIWLVAKLWGMVAGG; from the coding sequence ATGAGCTCAGATTCAATATTTCCAGCTCGTGAGAAAGAGAAGAAGTCTCCGATTGAGGTCTTGCCGCGTGATGAGGCGCGTGAGCACCTGCTTGCGATCGCGGACATTCTTGCCAAGGTGATGGACACGACGATCAGGATTCCTGGGACGTCTTGGTACATCGGGTTGGATCCGTTGCTTGGACTCATTCCTGGGATTGGGGATGTCCTGGCCAATCTCATCGGTACGGTGATTCTTGGATTGGCGACGCGGTTGCAACTTCCCCGGATCGTGCTGGCACGTATGAGCCTCAATCTCCTGATCAATGGAACGGTCGGCGCCGTTCCGATTTTCGGAGATCTGTTCTCGGTCTGGTTTCGGAGTCATTCGAGGAACGCCGCACTGCTTCGAGACGCGGCGATGAAGCCGGATCGTGAGACCCACACAGACTGGTTCTACGTGGGCGGGATCATCGGGGGAACGGTAGGGCTTTTGTTGCTCGCAATTGCCTTTATGATCTGGCTGGTTGCGAAACTCTGGGGAATGGTCGCAGGTGGATAG